One Mycobacteriales bacterium DNA window includes the following coding sequences:
- the disA gene encoding DNA integrity scanning diadenylate cyclase DisA → MDRAEGQDQLRTVLAAVAPGTALRDGLERILRGNTGGLIVLGYDRAVEALCTGGFPLDVEFSATRLRELAKMDGAIVVDDDLERIVRAAVHLVPDPTIPTEESGTRHRTAERVARQTGHPVISVSQSMRIIALYVDGRRYVLDNSAAILSRANQALATLERYKLRLDEVSGTLSALEIEDLVTVRDAMAVSQRLEMVRRIAGEIEGYVVELGTDGRLLSLQLEELMAGVEQERELVVRDYLPPATGRKARTVDDVLTDLDALSATDLLELSAIARTVGLAGGAEGLDAAVSPRGYRLLARVPRLPRAVVDRIVEHFGGLQKLLAATVDDLQAVEGVGEARARGVREGLSRLAESSILERYV, encoded by the coding sequence ATCGACCGGGCCGAAGGCCAGGACCAGCTGCGCACGGTGCTCGCCGCGGTCGCGCCCGGCACCGCCCTGCGCGACGGCCTGGAGCGGATCCTGCGCGGCAACACGGGCGGCCTGATCGTGCTCGGCTACGACCGCGCGGTCGAGGCGCTGTGCACCGGCGGGTTCCCGCTCGACGTGGAGTTCTCGGCGACCCGCTTGCGCGAGCTGGCCAAGATGGACGGCGCGATCGTGGTCGACGACGACCTCGAGCGCATCGTCCGCGCTGCCGTCCACCTGGTGCCCGACCCGACGATCCCGACAGAGGAGTCCGGCACCCGTCACCGCACCGCCGAGCGGGTCGCCCGGCAGACCGGCCACCCGGTCATCTCGGTCAGCCAGTCGATGCGCATCATCGCGCTCTACGTCGACGGCCGGCGCTACGTGCTCGACAACTCGGCAGCGATCCTGTCCCGAGCCAACCAGGCGCTGGCCACGCTCGAGCGCTACAAACTGCGGCTCGACGAGGTCAGCGGCACGCTGTCCGCCTTGGAGATCGAGGACCTGGTCACGGTCCGCGACGCGATGGCGGTCAGCCAGCGGCTGGAGATGGTGCGGCGCATCGCCGGCGAGATCGAGGGCTACGTCGTCGAGCTCGGCACCGATGGCCGGCTGCTCTCCCTGCAGCTCGAAGAGCTGATGGCGGGGGTCGAGCAGGAGCGCGAGCTGGTCGTGCGCGACTACCTGCCGCCGGCGACGGGGCGCAAAGCGCGCACCGTCGACGACGTCCTCACCGACCTCGACGCTCTGTCCGCCACCGACCTGCTGGAGCTGTCCGCGATCGCCCGCACCGTCGGCCTGGCCGGGGGCGCCGAGGGCCTCGACGCGGCGGTGAGCCCGCGCGGCTACCGGCTGCTCGCCCGGGTGCCGCGCCTGCCCCGCGCGGTGGTCGACCGCATCGTCGAGCACTTCGGCGGCCTGCAGAAGCTGCTGGCCGCGACGGTCGACGACTTGCAGGCCGTGGAAGGCGTCGGCGAAGCCCGGGCCCGCGGCGTACGCGAAGGGTTGTCGCGGCTCGCCGAGTCGTCGATCCTCGAGCGCTACGTCTGA
- a CDS encoding sugar phosphate isomerase/epimerase encodes MSSVRVPAAKVALSTASVYPESTASAFEIAARLGYDGVEVMVWTDPVSQDVDALARLADYHAIPILAVHAPCLIITQRVWGPDPWAKLVRARRAAETLGADTVVVHPPFRWQRDYAREFVAGVGHMAEETHVRFAVENMFPLRARGRSVTPYAPDWDPTAEDVPYFTIDLSHTAVSGSDALEMAGVMGSRLAHVHIADGTGGPRDDHLVPGRGTQPCADLLGRLALGGFEGTVVVEVNTRRAEGRAEREADLAEALAFTRLHLAAPHDTDTSAWLRHRRA; translated from the coding sequence GTGAGCAGCGTCCGGGTGCCGGCGGCGAAGGTCGCGCTGTCGACCGCGTCGGTCTACCCGGAGTCGACGGCGAGCGCCTTCGAGATCGCGGCGCGGCTGGGCTACGACGGCGTCGAGGTCATGGTCTGGACCGATCCGGTGAGCCAGGACGTCGACGCGCTCGCCCGGCTCGCCGACTACCACGCGATCCCGATCCTCGCGGTGCACGCGCCCTGCCTGATCATCACCCAGCGGGTCTGGGGCCCCGACCCGTGGGCGAAGCTGGTCCGCGCCCGGCGGGCGGCGGAGACGCTCGGCGCCGACACGGTCGTGGTGCACCCGCCCTTCCGTTGGCAGCGCGACTACGCCCGCGAGTTCGTGGCCGGTGTCGGGCACATGGCCGAGGAGACCCACGTCCGGTTCGCCGTCGAGAACATGTTCCCGCTGCGTGCCCGCGGCCGGTCGGTCACGCCCTACGCCCCCGACTGGGACCCCACCGCCGAGGACGTGCCGTACTTCACGATCGACCTGTCGCACACGGCGGTCTCGGGATCCGATGCGCTGGAGATGGCCGGCGTCATGGGCTCGCGGCTGGCCCACGTGCACATCGCCGACGGCACCGGCGGCCCGCGCGACGACCACCTCGTCCCCGGGCGTGGCACGCAGCCCTGCGCCGACCTGCTCGGGCGGCTGGCGCTCGGCGGGTTCGAGGGCACGGTCGTGGTCGAGGTCAACACGCGCCGGGCCGAGGGCCGGGCCGAGCGGGAGGCGGATCTCGCCGAGGCACTCGCCTTCACCCGGCTGCACCTGGCCGCCCCCCACGACACCGACACGTCGGCCTGGCTGCGGCACCGACGGGCGTGA
- the radA gene encoding DNA repair protein RadA, whose product MAKSNVRERPAYRCEECGYEVAKWVGRCPECQAWGSVAERGVRQLRSVVPVQSASPAVPIAQVDGQAAQARPTGVGELDRTLGGGLVPGAVVLLAGEPGVGKSTLLLAAATRCGQRVLYVTGEESAAQVRLRAGRIGALSPDLYLAAETDLATVLGHIEAVSPAVLIVDSVQTIGSAGVDGSPGGVTQVRETATALTRIAKERGIATVLVGHVTKDGSVAGPRLLEHMVDVVLHFEGDRHSRLRLVRTVKNRFGPADEVGCFDLTDDGVEELPDPSGLFLSRHAEPVPGTCVTVAVEGRRALVTEVQALVGGNDIASPRRTTSGLDGARLAMVLAVLDRRAGLPLSGRDVYAATVGGVRLAEPAADLAVTLAVASSIRDRSLPAGLVAAGEVGLAGEVRPVTGLGRRLAEAARLGFTHALVPGDPGHVPAGLRVVEVADVAAALTRLGLARGSRP is encoded by the coding sequence ATGGCGAAGAGCAACGTGCGCGAGCGGCCGGCCTACCGCTGCGAGGAGTGCGGCTACGAGGTGGCCAAGTGGGTGGGCCGCTGCCCGGAGTGCCAGGCCTGGGGGTCGGTCGCCGAGCGCGGGGTGCGCCAGCTGCGCAGCGTCGTGCCGGTGCAGTCCGCCAGCCCGGCAGTGCCGATCGCGCAGGTCGACGGCCAGGCGGCGCAGGCCCGCCCGACCGGCGTCGGGGAGCTCGACCGCACGCTGGGCGGCGGCCTGGTGCCCGGCGCGGTGGTGCTGCTCGCCGGTGAGCCGGGCGTGGGCAAGTCGACCTTGCTGCTGGCGGCCGCAACCCGGTGCGGGCAACGGGTGCTCTACGTCACGGGCGAGGAGAGCGCCGCCCAGGTGCGGCTACGGGCCGGGCGCATCGGTGCGCTCTCGCCCGACCTCTACCTGGCGGCGGAGACCGACCTGGCGACCGTCCTCGGCCACATCGAGGCCGTGTCGCCGGCCGTGCTGATCGTCGACTCGGTGCAGACGATCGGCTCGGCCGGGGTCGACGGCAGCCCGGGTGGCGTCACCCAGGTGCGCGAGACCGCGACGGCGCTGACCCGGATCGCCAAGGAGCGCGGCATCGCGACGGTGCTCGTCGGGCACGTGACCAAGGACGGCTCGGTCGCCGGGCCGCGGTTGCTCGAGCACATGGTCGACGTCGTGCTGCACTTCGAGGGCGACCGGCACTCACGGCTCCGGCTGGTCCGCACGGTCAAGAACCGCTTCGGCCCGGCCGACGAGGTCGGCTGCTTCGACCTCACCGACGACGGCGTCGAGGAGCTGCCCGACCCGAGCGGGTTGTTCCTGTCACGGCACGCAGAGCCGGTCCCCGGGACCTGCGTGACCGTCGCCGTCGAGGGGCGCCGCGCCCTGGTCACCGAGGTGCAGGCGCTCGTCGGTGGCAACGACATCGCGTCACCGCGGCGCACCACCAGCGGGCTCGACGGTGCACGGCTGGCGATGGTCCTCGCCGTGCTCGACCGGCGTGCGGGCCTGCCGCTGTCCGGCCGCGACGTCTATGCCGCAACCGTCGGCGGGGTCCGGCTCGCGGAGCCGGCCGCCGACCTGGCGGTGACCCTCGCCGTGGCCAGTTCGATCCGCGACCGATCGTTGCCGGCCGGCCTCGTCGCCGCCGGGGAGGTGGGGCTGGCAGGGGAGGTGCGGCCGGTCACGGGGCTGGGCCGGCGACTCGCAGAGGCGGCACGGCTCGGCTTCACCCACGCCCTGGTTCCCGGCGATCCCGGCCACGTGCCGGCGGGCCTGCGCGTCGTCGAGGTCGCCGACGTCGCCGCCGCGCTCACTCGCCTCGGGCTTGCGCGCGGCTCGCGCCCCTAG